A part of Arachis hypogaea cultivar Tifrunner chromosome 12, arahy.Tifrunner.gnm2.J5K5, whole genome shotgun sequence genomic DNA contains:
- the LOC112728536 gene encoding uncharacterized protein isoform X2, whose translation MEISSELVANFGLTKLREVGSFLSLHTRLVGTFGYMPPVGSKCFNQLKVVMGAAPTILLAIKSEENKLQEVMVGLAANVFTFMSSQESSYVFQEAGIIEVELASILVHILKKHKYPATKVLRIRRFAIEFAIWMMKDKAENIDTFKHMGMEKVLEGVLEITSELESFNVFSGTVGLNRHNLTIHSLVETAFKLLENR comes from the exons GTTGCAAATTTTGGGCTAACTAAACTTAGGGAAGTTGGAAGCTTTTTATCACTTCATACTCGTCTTGTGGGAACATTTGGATACATGCCTCCAGT CGGATCAAAATGCTTCAACCAGCTAAAGGTTGTTATGGGCGCAGCACCAACA ATACTTCTGGCAATCAAATCAGAAGAAAACAAGCTACAAGAAGTCATGGTTGGATTAGCAGCAAATGTTTTCACATTCATGTCCTCTCAGGAATCAAGCTATGTATTTCAAGAAGCCGGAATCATTGAAGTTGAACTGGCAAGTATACTAGTACATATTCTCAAGAAGCACAAGTATCCGGCAACAAAGGTGCTGAGGATAAGGAGGTTTGCCATAGAGTTTGCGATTTGGATGATGAAAGACAAAGCAGAAAACATAGATACCTTCAAGCATATGGGAATGGAGAAGGTGCTGGAAGGTGTATTAGAAATCACATCAGAGCTTGAAAGCTTCAATGTTTTCTCTGGTACTGTTGGATTGAACAGGCACAATCTAACAATTCACTCACTGGTTGAGACAGCCTTCAAGTTGCTGGAAAATAGGTGA